One Acidobacteriota bacterium genomic region harbors:
- a CDS encoding alpha/beta fold hydrolase codes for MLVLTGITISAQQNQTRPPDPAAVRQSAASTFKAPENLDFRTANIISEGVRLQAELFSLKSMAGKSLPTIIMAHGWGGTAANFRWDAVQLANAGYLVITFDYRGWGQSDGRLILVSPPDKKEGRKFTALVEELREYVDPIEQTTDWFNVINWAMGEPTVDKNRIGLRGSSYSGGHVFYVAARDPRVKAIVSQVGAFDSRLVVADAEQLKITQTEATRRARAELGYPEPRAKVIGNLIGAPIRDKLMHYAPIEEASKVKDCAALFIVADKEELFDNKDHAKLAYERMPGTKKKYVSVPNITHYGIYRESRELAIKLAIEWFDQYLKK; via the coding sequence ATGTTGGTCTTAACCGGCATCACCATTTCGGCGCAACAGAATCAAACTCGTCCGCCCGACCCGGCAGCCGTTCGTCAATCTGCGGCTTCAACGTTTAAAGCGCCTGAAAATCTTGATTTTCGCACTGCCAATATTATCAGCGAAGGGGTGCGCCTACAGGCTGAACTATTCTCCTTAAAATCAATGGCAGGCAAATCCTTGCCAACCATTATTATGGCTCACGGTTGGGGCGGGACAGCGGCTAACTTTCGTTGGGATGCCGTTCAACTTGCTAATGCCGGGTATCTGGTTATTACCTTCGATTATCGCGGCTGGGGACAAAGCGATGGGCGACTGATTCTGGTTTCCCCTCCCGATAAAAAAGAGGGTCGAAAATTTACCGCACTGGTCGAAGAACTCCGCGAATATGTTGACCCCATCGAACAGACAACCGATTGGTTCAATGTCATCAATTGGGCAATGGGCGAACCCACCGTAGATAAAAACCGCATTGGGCTGCGTGGTTCCAGCTATTCCGGTGGGCATGTCTTTTATGTTGCGGCGCGCGACCCGCGCGTCAAAGCCATTGTCAGTCAGGTCGGCGCATTTGATTCTCGCTTGGTGGTAGCCGATGCCGAACAACTCAAAATTACTCAAACCGAAGCCACTCGGCGAGCGCGCGCTGAACTCGGCTACCCTGAACCACGCGCCAAAGTGATTGGCAATTTAATCGGTGCGCCCATTCGCGACAAATTGATGCATTACGCGCCAATCGAGGAAGCTTCAAAGGTCAAAGATTGCGCAGCACTTTTCATTGTCGCCGATAAAGAGGAGCTTTTCGATAACAAAGACCACGCAAAACTGGCTTATGAGCGAATGCCCGGAACCAAGAAAAAATATGTTTCGGTTCCCAATATCACGCACTATGGAATCTACAGAGAATCCAGAGAATTGGCGATTAAATTGGCAATCGAATGGTTCGATCAATATTTGAAAAAATAA
- a CDS encoding carboxylesterase/lipase family protein, producing the protein MSRYFLAFILTIGLIGSIYLVPQASPSSTDNFNGIIKVEDGLISGSTLEGVRIFKGIPYAAPPIGNLRWKPPQPALPWNGVRECTEYGPDCPQAPYAQTSLYYAQPRRQSEDCLYLNIWSSAKPGEAQPVMVWIHGGALTRGSGATKTYDGTSFAKKGVVLVTINYRLGPLGYLAHPELTAESPNQSSGNYGILDQITALKWVQKNIRAFGGDPNRVTIFGESAGSWSVNALVASPLAKGLFHRAIGQSGGSFGPMTSLKEDKKGFISAEKIGAAFGKAIGAESLQAMRTVPVEKIIEVFNNDIEGRKFRTSPNVDGWVLPDEIRNIFAKGKQNAVPVIIGSNANEMTSLTTPAILPKTMADYRKRVKSQYGAMIKEFDAIYPVQNEADIAGAILGSMRDVAFTLPMRTWAKMTGTGKSKAYLYYFSHVPPNPNSKYLGAYHAAEIAYVFNNLNRQNLLLQEADFQLAQLMMNYWVNFAKTGNPNGKGLPQWTAYNQKEEPYLEFGNPVRSGNHLLKPQLDFIEKFQNQP; encoded by the coding sequence ATGTCTCGCTATTTTCTGGCATTCATCTTAACCATTGGGTTGATTGGGTCAATCTACCTCGTGCCGCAGGCTTCTCCTTCCTCTACAGATAATTTCAACGGAATCATAAAGGTTGAAGATGGGCTAATTTCCGGTTCAACCCTTGAAGGCGTGCGCATTTTTAAAGGAATTCCCTATGCAGCGCCTCCGATTGGCAATCTTCGATGGAAACCGCCGCAACCGGCTTTACCCTGGAACGGGGTACGTGAATGTACTGAATATGGTCCGGATTGTCCGCAAGCCCCGTATGCACAAACATCCTTGTACTATGCACAACCCAGGAGACAGAGTGAGGATTGTCTCTATTTAAATATCTGGTCATCTGCCAAACCGGGGGAAGCGCAACCGGTAATGGTTTGGATTCACGGAGGAGCGTTGACGCGCGGGTCGGGCGCAACCAAAACTTATGATGGCACGAGCTTTGCCAAAAAAGGCGTCGTACTAGTTACTATCAACTACCGGTTAGGACCGCTTGGATACTTAGCCCATCCTGAATTAACCGCTGAATCGCCGAACCAATCCTCCGGCAATTATGGCATTCTCGATCAAATCACCGCCTTAAAATGGGTGCAAAAAAATATCCGCGCCTTTGGTGGCGACCCGAATCGCGTCACCATTTTCGGCGAATCGGCAGGCTCATGGAGTGTGAATGCGCTGGTCGCTTCCCCGTTAGCGAAAGGGCTTTTTCATCGCGCCATTGGTCAAAGTGGCGGGTCGTTTGGACCGATGACCTCCTTGAAGGAAGACAAAAAAGGCTTCATTTCAGCCGAAAAAATTGGTGCGGCATTTGGCAAAGCGATAGGCGCAGAATCATTGCAAGCGATGCGAACGGTTCCCGTAGAAAAAATTATCGAGGTTTTTAATAACGATATTGAAGGAAGGAAATTTCGCACTTCGCCGAATGTCGATGGCTGGGTCTTACCGGATGAGATTCGCAATATTTTCGCGAAAGGTAAACAAAATGCGGTGCCGGTTATCATCGGGTCGAATGCCAACGAAATGACCTCGCTTACGACACCGGCAATTCTCCCAAAAACAATGGCTGATTATCGCAAACGTGTAAAGTCGCAATATGGGGCGATGATAAAAGAATTCGATGCGATTTATCCGGTTCAAAACGAAGCGGACATCGCCGGAGCTATTCTGGGAAGTATGCGCGATGTAGCTTTCACATTACCGATGCGTACCTGGGCAAAGATGACCGGAACCGGAAAATCAAAAGCCTATCTCTACTATTTCAGTCACGTGCCCCCGAATCCGAATAGTAAATATCTTGGTGCTTATCACGCAGCAGAGATTGCCTATGTCTTTAACAATCTCAATCGACAAAATCTGCTTTTACAGGAAGCAGATTTTCAACTTGCCCAACTCATGATGAATTATTGGGTGAATTTTGCGAAAACCGGTAACCCGAATGGAAAAGGATTGCCGCAATGGACGGCGTATAATCAAAAAGAGGAGCCTTATCTCGAATTTGGAAATCCGGTTCGGTCTGGTAATCATTTATTAAAACCTCAACTTGATTTCATTGAGAAGTTTCAAAATCAACCTTAA